From the Pyxidicoccus trucidator genome, one window contains:
- the gvpU gene encoding gas vesicle accessory protein GvpU, with protein MTQPTTQKSEKQPEVDWYLESLVHIVTASKSAMGVTLSVGGTVVTGQLISGKEYLELSAGQVSDVFKRLGVSEEGAKAIKESFSKPAQQLYREETDAQPAGYGYIHLKNARIVSGTSSHALGGSLWRSRLSAVDGFSLGELTQAP; from the coding sequence ATGACCCAGCCCACTACGCAGAAGAGCGAGAAGCAGCCCGAGGTCGACTGGTATCTGGAGTCCCTCGTCCACATCGTCACGGCGTCGAAGTCCGCGATGGGCGTGACGCTGTCGGTGGGAGGCACGGTCGTCACCGGCCAGCTCATCAGCGGCAAGGAGTACCTTGAGCTGTCCGCCGGCCAGGTATCCGACGTGTTCAAGCGCCTGGGGGTGTCCGAGGAGGGAGCCAAGGCCATCAAGGAGAGCTTCTCCAAGCCGGCCCAGCAGCTGTACCGCGAGGAGACGGACGCGCAGCCCGCCGGCTATGGCTACATCCACCTGAAGAACGCGCGCATCGTCTCCGGGACGTCCTCCCACGCGCTGGGGGGCTCGCTCTGGCGCAGCCGCCTGTCGGCGGTGGATGGCTTCTCGCTGGGAGAGCTGACGCAGGCTCCCTGA
- a CDS encoding DUF4331 domain-containing protein, whose product MRAKQLAAALTVATALGAPGALASSHREAPFITEMPKVDGTDFYMFRSYETGRQDYVTLIANYLPLQDAYGGPNYFMLDPDALYEIHIDNSGDAVEDITFQFRFNNTLSGSGNGATLPIGTGDQLKNVAVPLVQVGPITAADRSQLNVEESFSLKVVRGNRRTGTAADVTNATGGATSFLKPTDYIGTKTFGDAAAYGAYASQHIYSVNIPGCTGQAKVFVGQRKESFAVNLGPIFDLVNAPASVIANDANRNAVPNPLARKNITTLALEVPISCLKAGTQPVIGGWTSASVRQARALNPKATFTRPAREGGAWTQVSRLGMPLVNEVVIGLKDKNLFNASEPKDDGQFADYVTHPTLPALLQALFTEAGVRAPTVFPRADLVAAFLTGVPNVNANGSTAEMQRLNTDLPATASAQQNNLGAAACFVNGVLTLGNTGCDPAGFPNGRRPGDDVVDIALRVSMGYLLANDTQAPSRNIPFHDAVLQDASQFDAAFPYLRTPNPGANGDGT is encoded by the coding sequence ATGAGAGCGAAACAGCTCGCGGCGGCATTGACCGTCGCGACCGCCCTGGGTGCCCCTGGCGCCCTGGCATCCAGTCACCGGGAAGCGCCGTTCATCACCGAGATGCCCAAGGTGGACGGCACCGACTTCTACATGTTCCGCAGCTACGAGACGGGCCGTCAGGACTACGTCACCCTGATTGCCAACTACCTGCCCCTGCAGGACGCGTACGGCGGGCCCAACTACTTCATGCTGGACCCGGATGCGCTGTACGAAATCCACATCGACAACTCGGGTGATGCCGTCGAGGACATCACCTTCCAGTTCCGCTTCAACAACACCCTGTCCGGTAGCGGCAACGGCGCCACCCTGCCCATCGGTACCGGGGACCAGCTGAAGAACGTGGCGGTGCCGCTCGTGCAGGTGGGGCCCATCACCGCGGCGGACCGCAGCCAGCTCAACGTCGAGGAGTCCTTCAGCCTGAAGGTCGTCCGGGGCAACCGCCGCACGGGCACCGCCGCGGACGTGACGAACGCCACCGGCGGCGCCACGTCCTTCCTCAAGCCGACGGACTACATCGGCACGAAGACGTTCGGGGACGCCGCGGCCTACGGGGCCTACGCCAGCCAGCACATCTACTCCGTGAACATCCCCGGCTGCACCGGCCAGGCGAAGGTGTTCGTGGGGCAGCGCAAGGAGTCCTTCGCCGTCAACCTCGGTCCCATCTTCGACCTGGTGAACGCGCCGGCCTCCGTCATCGCCAACGACGCCAACCGCAACGCGGTGCCCAACCCGCTGGCGAGGAAGAACATCACCACGCTGGCGCTGGAGGTCCCCATCTCCTGCCTGAAGGCGGGCACCCAGCCCGTCATCGGCGGGTGGACCTCGGCGAGCGTGCGCCAGGCGCGCGCCCTCAACCCGAAGGCCACCTTCACCCGCCCGGCCCGCGAGGGCGGCGCGTGGACGCAGGTGAGCCGCCTGGGCATGCCGCTGGTCAACGAGGTCGTCATCGGCCTCAAGGACAAGAACCTCTTCAACGCCAGCGAGCCCAAGGACGACGGTCAGTTCGCCGACTACGTCACGCACCCCACGCTGCCCGCGCTGCTCCAGGCGCTCTTCACCGAGGCCGGAGTGCGGGCCCCCACCGTGTTCCCCCGCGCGGACCTGGTGGCGGCCTTCCTCACCGGCGTGCCGAACGTCAACGCCAACGGCTCCACGGCGGAGATGCAGCGCCTCAACACGGACCTGCCGGCCACCGCCTCGGCCCAGCAGAACAACCTGGGCGCCGCCGCCTGCTTCGTCAACGGCGTGCTCACCCTGGGCAATACGGGGTGTGACCCGGCGGGCTTCCCCAACGGCCGCCGTCCCGGTGACGACGTGGTGGACATCGCCCTGCGCGTGTCCATGGGCTACCTGCTGGCCAACGACACGCAGGCGCCGTCGCGCAACATTCCGTTCCACGACGCCGTGCTCCAGGACGCGTCGCAGTTCGACGCGGCCTTCCCCTACCTGCGGACGCCCAACCCGGGCGCCAACGGCGACGGGACCTGA
- a CDS encoding MASE1 domain-containing protein, which produces MIFGLLRANARTFHVRPLIEVLALAVVYFAAGRLGLSLATVGGNVSPVWPPSGVALAALVWLGPSRWPGVLLGAFFVTWLTGVPAPVGLGVAVGNTLAGVGGALLLRRAGFDSGLGRIRDVVVLCAGAGVLCTGLSSSVGPLALVLGGVLPWHELGHAVWVWWVGDLMGVLVVTPPLLALRRPKWPRRWDEAVLLAGLTTVLGATVFFLPGAAASARHAATFLLFPMSAWAALRFGAGGASAATLAIAAAAVAGTAYGQGPFSSGQRTEDLLVLQLFVAVTSVTGLLLAAASDERRRAVEKLQLLGTTVRGVHEGVLIAEVLAPGSLRTVFANEALGTLVGQRLEDLVGRDPCDLYGTQDPELTRRVRAALLAGEPLCTEVPLTRKDGSLLWSEVLLSPVRATGEDITHFVATHRDITATKELQARLVAAERVAAVGTLAAGVGHEINNPLAYLVLNLESSVRHLSEVSLPGTREALTGVRGALEGAERIRLIVRDLQVFSRQSDQDRGLVDLNALVPPAVRIVSHALRHRARVVEEFGPVPRVLGSEARLGQVLLNLLVNAMQSISEGSPTLNEVRVRTSTDVTGRARVDVVDTGAGIPAHVLPRIFEPFFTTKPTGEGTGLGLAICQQIVRAHGGELEVRSEPGRGSVFSMLLPAAPVQVSTPSRPVPCATLPGTRSRRGRVLVVDDEPRLAQSMRLLLEPYHDIVTTTRGSEALALVAAGHRFDVILCDLQMPETDGATVYRRLCAQAPSQAERVVFISGGAYTAESRAFIDNVPNRVLEKPVRPEVLMATVDAALSDGGPLMEPEPVAAIAGGSRH; this is translated from the coding sequence GTGATTTTCGGGCTGCTCCGAGCCAATGCGCGCACGTTCCACGTCAGGCCTCTCATCGAGGTGCTGGCCCTGGCCGTCGTGTATTTCGCGGCCGGCCGGCTGGGCCTCTCCCTGGCCACCGTGGGGGGGAATGTCAGCCCCGTGTGGCCTCCCAGCGGCGTGGCGCTGGCGGCGCTGGTGTGGCTGGGGCCGTCGCGCTGGCCCGGCGTGCTGCTGGGGGCCTTCTTCGTCACGTGGCTCACGGGTGTGCCGGCCCCGGTGGGCCTCGGCGTCGCGGTGGGCAACACGCTCGCGGGCGTGGGTGGGGCGCTGCTGCTGCGGCGGGCGGGCTTCGACAGTGGCCTGGGGCGCATCCGGGACGTCGTGGTGCTGTGCGCGGGGGCGGGCGTCCTGTGCACCGGCCTCAGCTCCTCCGTGGGGCCGCTGGCGCTGGTGCTCGGGGGCGTGCTGCCGTGGCACGAGCTGGGCCACGCCGTCTGGGTGTGGTGGGTGGGCGACCTGATGGGTGTGCTGGTGGTGACGCCGCCGCTCCTGGCGCTGAGGCGGCCGAAGTGGCCCCGGCGGTGGGACGAGGCGGTCCTGCTGGCGGGCCTCACCACGGTGCTGGGCGCGACGGTGTTCTTCCTCCCCGGCGCGGCGGCCAGCGCGCGGCATGCGGCGACCTTCCTCCTGTTCCCCATGTCCGCCTGGGCGGCGCTGCGCTTCGGCGCGGGGGGCGCGTCGGCCGCCACGCTGGCCATCGCCGCCGCCGCCGTCGCGGGGACGGCGTATGGGCAGGGGCCCTTCTCCAGCGGCCAGCGGACGGAGGACCTGCTGGTGCTGCAGCTCTTCGTCGCCGTCACCTCCGTCACCGGCCTGCTGCTGGCGGCGGCGAGCGACGAGCGCCGCCGCGCGGTGGAGAAGCTCCAACTGCTGGGCACCACCGTGCGCGGCGTCCATGAAGGCGTCCTCATCGCCGAGGTGCTGGCCCCGGGCTCGCTGCGCACGGTGTTCGCCAACGAGGCCCTGGGCACGCTGGTGGGCCAGCGCCTGGAGGACCTGGTGGGCAGGGACCCATGCGACCTCTACGGGACGCAGGACCCGGAGCTGACCCGGCGGGTGAGGGCGGCGCTGCTCGCGGGCGAGCCGCTGTGCACGGAGGTGCCGCTGACGCGCAAGGATGGAAGCCTGCTGTGGAGCGAGGTGCTGCTGTCGCCGGTGCGCGCCACCGGAGAGGACATCACCCACTTCGTGGCCACCCACCGCGACATCACCGCCACCAAGGAGCTCCAGGCCCGGCTGGTGGCCGCCGAGCGCGTGGCCGCGGTGGGCACGCTCGCGGCGGGCGTGGGGCATGAAATCAACAACCCGCTGGCCTACCTCGTGCTGAACCTGGAGTCCTCCGTGCGCCACCTCTCCGAGGTCAGCCTGCCCGGCACGCGCGAGGCGCTGACCGGCGTGCGGGGCGCGCTCGAGGGCGCGGAGCGAATCCGCCTCATCGTGAGGGACCTCCAGGTGTTCAGCCGCCAGAGTGACCAGGACCGGGGGTTGGTGGACCTCAACGCGCTGGTGCCGCCCGCGGTGCGCATCGTCAGCCACGCGCTGCGCCACCGGGCCCGCGTGGTGGAGGAGTTCGGGCCCGTGCCTCGCGTGCTGGGCAGCGAGGCCCGGCTGGGGCAGGTGCTGCTCAACCTGCTGGTGAACGCCATGCAGTCCATCTCCGAGGGCAGTCCCACGCTCAACGAGGTGCGGGTGCGCACCAGCACGGACGTCACCGGCCGCGCGCGCGTGGACGTGGTGGACACGGGCGCCGGCATTCCCGCGCACGTGCTGCCCCGCATCTTCGAGCCGTTCTTCACCACCAAGCCCACCGGCGAGGGCACCGGCCTGGGGCTCGCCATCTGCCAGCAGATTGTCCGCGCGCACGGGGGCGAGCTGGAGGTGCGCAGCGAGCCGGGCCGGGGCTCCGTCTTCAGCATGCTGCTGCCGGCCGCGCCGGTGCAGGTGAGCACGCCCTCGCGGCCGGTGCCCTGTGCGACGCTGCCTGGCACCCGCTCCCGCCGGGGACGCGTGCTGGTGGTGGACGACGAGCCGCGCCTGGCGCAGTCCATGCGCCTGCTGCTGGAGCCGTACCACGACATCGTCACCACCACGCGGGGCAGCGAGGCGCTGGCGCTGGTGGCGGCGGGCCACCGCTTCGACGTCATCCTGTGTGACTTGCAGATGCCGGAGACGGACGGCGCCACCGTCTACCGCCGCCTGTGCGCGCAGGCGCCCTCCCAGGCCGAGCGCGTGGTGTTCATCTCCGGCGGGGCGTACACGGCGGAGTCGCGCGCCTTCATCGACAACGTGCCCAACCGCGTGCTGGAGAAGCCCGTCCGCCCGGAGGTGCTGATGGCCACCGTGGACGCCGCGCTGTCGGACGGAGGGCCCTTGATGGAGCCGGAGCCCGTCGCCGCCATCGCGGGAGGCTCGCGGCACTAG
- a CDS encoding DUF5683 domain-containing protein, with protein MSRPGIAALLSFLLPGLGQIYNGDILRGVFWLIITPGAWIGTGGCLGWVCHIIAAATAYSRAEDKDKYRVTVV; from the coding sequence ATGTCGCGTCCCGGAATCGCAGCCCTGCTGTCCTTCCTGCTCCCCGGCTTGGGTCAGATCTACAACGGGGACATTCTCCGCGGGGTCTTCTGGCTCATCATCACCCCGGGTGCGTGGATCGGCACCGGTGGGTGCCTCGGCTGGGTGTGCCACATCATCGCCGCCGCCACGGCCTACAGCCGGGCCGAGGACAAGGATAAATACCGCGTCACAGTCGTGTAG